The Deinococcus metalli genome includes a window with the following:
- a CDS encoding sugar ABC transporter substrate-binding protein → MKTLALLGLLALASTSAAQNIRIVVVSHGQAADPFWSVAKNGAEEAAKEMGVRVEWRAPDTFDMVRMSQLIDAAVASKPDGLIVTIPDKTALSAAIQRAVKAGIPVVSMNSGSDVAASLGILAHVGQDEYPAGVGAGKRMKALGVTKAVCINQEVGNASLDARCKGFFDGLGSKGDVLPVKIGDPTAIRNAVTAYMQKNPTTNGILTLGPSAAEPVLSALEAGNMLSKVKFGTFDLSTGVLNALSANKMTFAIDQQQWLQGYLPVVLLTNYKRYGLMTASDIIYTGPGFVTPQNAKQVVDLAKKGIR, encoded by the coding sequence ATGAAGACACTCGCACTGCTCGGCCTGCTCGCCCTCGCGTCCACCTCCGCCGCCCAGAACATCCGTATCGTGGTCGTGTCGCACGGGCAGGCCGCCGATCCCTTCTGGAGCGTCGCGAAAAACGGAGCCGAGGAAGCGGCCAAGGAGATGGGCGTCCGGGTCGAGTGGCGCGCACCGGACACCTTCGACATGGTGCGCATGAGCCAGCTGATCGACGCGGCCGTGGCCAGCAAACCCGACGGCCTGATCGTGACCATTCCCGACAAGACCGCCCTCTCGGCCGCCATCCAGCGGGCCGTGAAGGCCGGTATTCCGGTCGTGTCCATGAACTCCGGCAGCGACGTGGCCGCCAGCCTCGGCATCCTCGCGCACGTCGGGCAGGACGAGTACCCGGCCGGCGTCGGGGCGGGCAAGCGCATGAAGGCGCTGGGCGTCACCAAGGCCGTGTGCATCAACCAGGAAGTCGGGAACGCCTCGCTCGACGCACGCTGCAAGGGCTTCTTCGACGGCCTGGGCAGCAAGGGCGACGTGCTGCCCGTGAAGATCGGGGATCCCACGGCCATCCGCAACGCCGTCACCGCGTACATGCAGAAAAACCCCACGACGAACGGCATCCTCACGCTGGGCCCCTCGGCGGCCGAGCCAGTGCTGTCGGCGCTGGAAGCCGGCAACATGCTCAGCAAGGTCAAGTTCGGCACCTTCGACCTGAGCACCGGCGTGCTGAACGCCCTGAGCGCGAACAAGATGACCTTCGCTATTGACCAACAGCAATGGCTGCAGGGCTACCTGCCGGTCGTGCTGCTCACCAACTACAAGCGCTACGGCCTGATGACCGCCAGCGACATCATCTACACCGGCCCCGGCTTCGTGACGCCGCAGAATGCCAAGCAGGTCGTCGACCTCGCCAAGAAGGGCATCCGCTGA
- a CDS encoding LacI family DNA-binding transcriptional regulator, with translation MNRLAEIAALAGVSPSTVSRALSRPELVAERTRRRIMNAVEATGFRQNEVARSLKQQTSRTIGLVVTDLNPFHATLVKGVQDTAERNDLNVILFTSDDSAAREREALSILRSHMPQGLILIPSAHTALHAQLLRGLTVVELDRQSGMDGAHTVQVNNRAGARDAVRHLIAQGHQRIGAIFGQLHVSTAQERHQGFRDALAEGGVAYDETLVRYGNDLEPSGRAAALELLDVSPGARPTALFVSNHEMAVGAIIAMRSLGLKLPRDISLTSFDDSRLMLLHEPPISVVAQPTYELGVRACEVLIAALADGDVPHHVRLDAPFIARGSVAPP, from the coding sequence GTGAACCGTCTCGCTGAGATCGCTGCCCTTGCCGGAGTCTCGCCCTCCACGGTGTCACGCGCCCTGTCGCGGCCTGAGCTGGTGGCCGAACGCACGCGCCGGCGGATCATGAACGCCGTCGAGGCGACCGGCTTCCGGCAGAACGAGGTGGCGCGCAGTCTCAAGCAGCAGACCTCACGCACCATCGGCCTGGTCGTCACGGACCTGAATCCCTTTCACGCCACGCTGGTCAAGGGCGTGCAGGACACCGCCGAGCGCAACGACCTGAACGTCATCCTGTTCACCAGCGACGACTCGGCGGCCCGCGAGCGCGAGGCGCTGTCCATTCTGCGCAGCCACATGCCGCAGGGCCTGATCCTGATTCCCAGCGCGCACACCGCCCTGCACGCCCAGCTCCTGAGGGGCCTGACGGTCGTGGAACTCGACCGTCAGAGCGGCATGGACGGCGCGCATACCGTGCAGGTCAACAACCGCGCGGGCGCCCGCGACGCGGTGCGTCACCTGATCGCGCAGGGGCACCAGCGGATCGGGGCCATCTTCGGGCAACTGCACGTTAGTACCGCGCAGGAACGTCACCAGGGCTTCCGGGACGCCCTCGCGGAGGGCGGCGTGGCCTACGACGAGACGCTGGTCCGCTACGGCAACGACCTGGAACCCAGTGGTCGCGCGGCGGCCCTCGAGCTGCTGGACGTCTCCCCTGGTGCGCGGCCCACGGCGCTGTTCGTGAGCAACCACGAGATGGCCGTGGGCGCCATCATCGCCATGCGCTCGCTGGGCCTGAAACTGCCGCGCGACATCTCGCTGACGTCCTTCGACGATTCCCGCCTGATGCTGCTGCACGAACCGCCGATCAGCGTGGTCGCGCAGCCCACCTACGAGCTGGGCGTCCGCGCGTGCGAGGTGCTGATCGCGGCCCTGGCCGACGGTGACGTGCCCCACCACGTGCGGCTCGACGCGCCGTTCATCGCGCGCGGGTCGGTGGCGCCGCCATAA
- a CDS encoding tyrosine-type recombinase/integrase, with the protein MTLDRFRGTALARADEWLALTDEDLKRRAVRAAGDKDVDVLVSLTLAYLSQQGQRGVLTSPRTVEAYALGVRQFVAYATDHAVNVLRPGRHDAQRYVQAMLSAGRAPAGVQLKVAAAGCLYRALRWAGATEADPWGDVRVPRDPTSGLEKRPPYTEDELVEVLEGADLHEGFLLLLVAHAGLRISEALALTWADIEEGARRLHVRHGKGGKARRVAMSARLARAARHFRALHAPGGPEHGRYRPEGRAPEFVFRYATQQAARYHLGRAFRRAGVEFRGFHPGRKYSGTRLLQQVRDFGRVAAHLGHASVDTTRRGYALLAVDDLKDELAGW; encoded by the coding sequence ATGACCCTCGACCGCTTCCGCGGCACGGCGCTCGCCCGCGCGGACGAATGGCTCGCCCTGACAGACGAGGACCTGAAGCGCCGGGCGGTCCGGGCGGCCGGCGACAAGGACGTGGACGTGCTGGTGTCGCTGACGCTGGCGTACCTGTCCCAACAGGGCCAGCGCGGCGTGCTGACCAGTCCGCGCACCGTCGAGGCCTACGCGCTGGGCGTGCGGCAGTTCGTCGCGTACGCCACAGACCACGCCGTGAACGTGCTGCGTCCGGGCCGGCATGACGCGCAGCGCTACGTGCAGGCGATGCTGAGCGCGGGGCGCGCACCGGCGGGCGTGCAGCTCAAGGTCGCGGCGGCGGGCTGCCTGTACCGGGCGCTGCGCTGGGCGGGCGCCACCGAGGCCGATCCCTGGGGGGACGTGCGGGTGCCGCGCGATCCGACCAGCGGCCTGGAGAAACGCCCGCCGTACACCGAGGACGAACTCGTGGAGGTGCTGGAGGGCGCCGACCTCCACGAGGGCTTCTTGCTGCTGCTGGTCGCCCACGCGGGCCTGAGGATCAGTGAAGCGCTGGCGCTGACGTGGGCGGACATCGAAGAGGGAGCGCGGCGCCTGCATGTGCGCCACGGCAAGGGCGGCAAGGCCCGGCGGGTGGCGATGAGCGCCCGGCTGGCCCGGGCCGCCCGGCATTTCCGCGCGCTGCACGCGCCGGGTGGGCCGGAGCACGGCCGCTACCGCCCCGAGGGCCGCGCGCCGGAGTTCGTGTTCCGCTACGCCACGCAGCAGGCGGCGCGCTACCACCTCGGCCGGGCGTTCCGGCGCGCGGGCGTGGAGTTCCGGGGGTTCCACCCGGGGCGCAAGTATTCGGGCACGCGGCTGCTCCAGCAGGTGCGGGATTTCGGCCGGGTCGCCGCCCACCTGGGCCACGCGTCGGTGGACACGACCCGCCGGGGCTACGCCCTGCTCGCGGTGGACGACCTGAAGGACGAGCTGGCCGGCTGGTGA